One region of Syntrophobacter fumaroxidans MPOB genomic DNA includes:
- a CDS encoding alpha-ketoacid dehydrogenase subunit beta: MAKMTMVQAINLALTQEMEKDDSVVVLGEDVGVDGGVFRVTDGLIGKFGPERVIDTPLAESGIAGISIGMAVYGLKPVCEMQFSGFDYLAFHQLESHAARLRWRSQGRFRVPMVMRAPYGGGVRALEHHSESREAYWAHTPGLKMVIPSSPRNARALLVSAIRDPDPVVFYEPKAVYRAFREEVPEAEETIPIGRSQLVREGRDVTLISYGATMHPVLEAASLLKERDGVEAEVVDLLTVSPLDDSLFTQSVKKTGRAVLVHEAPRSFGPGAEIVARLVEKSFLYLEAPIARVTGFDVIIPLYQREREYMPGTERILRAARETLSF, from the coding sequence ATGGCCAAGATGACCATGGTCCAGGCAATCAACCTGGCCCTGACACAGGAAATGGAAAAGGACGACAGCGTGGTCGTCCTGGGCGAAGACGTGGGCGTGGACGGGGGCGTATTCCGTGTGACCGACGGACTGATCGGAAAATTCGGCCCGGAACGCGTCATCGATACCCCTCTTGCCGAATCGGGCATCGCCGGGATTTCGATCGGGATGGCCGTGTACGGTTTGAAGCCGGTTTGTGAAATGCAGTTTTCGGGTTTCGATTACCTGGCCTTCCACCAGCTGGAATCTCATGCGGCGCGGCTGCGCTGGCGATCCCAGGGGCGCTTCCGGGTGCCCATGGTGATGCGCGCGCCTTACGGAGGCGGCGTGAGAGCCCTGGAGCACCATTCGGAAAGTCGGGAAGCCTACTGGGCCCACACGCCGGGGCTGAAAATGGTGATTCCGTCCTCGCCGCGAAATGCGCGCGCGCTGCTCGTCAGCGCCATCCGAGACCCGGACCCGGTGGTGTTTTACGAACCGAAGGCGGTCTACCGCGCATTTCGGGAAGAAGTCCCCGAGGCGGAAGAAACCATCCCCATCGGGAGATCGCAACTGGTCAGAGAAGGGCGGGACGTGACCCTCATCTCCTACGGCGCGACCATGCACCCCGTGCTCGAAGCCGCGTCGCTGCTCAAAGAACGCGACGGCGTGGAGGCGGAGGTGGTCGACCTGCTGACGGTCTCGCCGTTGGACGATTCTCTTTTCACGCAATCGGTGAAGAAAACCGGCAGGGCGGTCCTCGTGCACGAAGCGCCGCGAAGCTTCGGCCCGGGGGCCGAAATAGTCGCCCGCCTCGTCGAAAAATCGTTTCTCTACCTGGAGGCGCCCATCGCGCGCGTCACCGGGTTCGACGTCATCATTCCGCTCTACCAGCGGGAACGGGAGTATATGCCGGGGACCGAGCGCATCCTTCGGGCCGCCCGGGAGACTCTGTCTTTCTAG
- the pdhA gene encoding pyruvate dehydrogenase (acetyl-transferring) E1 component subunit alpha: MPRKEIELPYRVEHLSILNENGEVDKSLEPDIPESLLVKLYRAMVLSRKFDERMLILQRQGRIGTFAPIKGQEAQVGAVALLEPGDWLVPSFREMPAEVWRGKKLENVLLLYAGYNEGGRTPDDLNNLPVSIPVGTQTLHAVGLAYGIKYRKGKNVAMAFFGDGATSEGDFHEALNFASVFQVPAVFICQNNHWAISLPRARQSHSKTLAQKALAYDMPGLQVDGNDVLAVYAAAKEAVDRARAGGGPSFIESVTYRLSMHTTADDPKKYRREEEVEQWVRRDPIIRFEKYLLGRGLLSEESVAGIADEVQAEIKEAEERWTRMTEKPADPMEMFDHAYEELPPYLLEQKEQLRRELDAKQTEAN, translated from the coding sequence ATGCCCAGAAAAGAAATCGAACTGCCTTATCGGGTGGAGCACCTATCCATCCTGAACGAAAACGGTGAGGTGGACAAGAGCCTCGAACCGGACATTCCCGAAAGCCTGCTCGTCAAGCTCTATCGGGCCATGGTCCTCAGCCGCAAATTTGACGAACGCATGCTCATTTTGCAGCGCCAGGGGCGTATCGGCACTTTTGCCCCGATCAAGGGTCAGGAGGCCCAGGTGGGGGCGGTGGCGCTGCTGGAACCCGGGGACTGGCTGGTGCCGTCTTTCCGGGAAATGCCGGCGGAAGTGTGGCGCGGAAAGAAGCTGGAAAACGTGCTCCTGCTTTATGCGGGGTACAACGAAGGCGGCCGGACCCCGGACGACCTGAACAATCTGCCCGTCTCCATCCCGGTCGGCACCCAGACCCTGCATGCGGTCGGCCTGGCCTACGGCATCAAGTACCGGAAGGGCAAAAATGTGGCGATGGCATTCTTCGGTGACGGCGCGACCTCGGAAGGAGATTTCCACGAGGCTCTCAACTTCGCGTCGGTGTTCCAGGTTCCCGCCGTTTTCATCTGCCAGAACAACCACTGGGCCATATCGCTTCCGAGAGCCCGGCAGAGCCACTCCAAAACGCTTGCCCAGAAGGCCTTGGCGTACGACATGCCGGGCCTCCAGGTCGACGGCAACGATGTCCTGGCGGTTTACGCGGCGGCCAAGGAAGCGGTGGATCGTGCCCGGGCGGGGGGTGGCCCGAGCTTCATCGAAAGCGTGACCTACCGGCTGTCGATGCACACCACCGCCGATGACCCGAAAAAATACCGCCGGGAGGAGGAGGTCGAGCAGTGGGTGCGGCGCGATCCCATCATCCGGTTCGAAAAGTACCTTCTCGGCCGGGGACTGCTGTCCGAGGAGAGCGTGGCGGGCATCGCGGACGAGGTGCAGGCGGAAATCAAGGAAGCCGAAGAGCGTTGGACCCGGATGACGGAAAAACCCGCGGATCCCATGGAAATGTTCGACCACGCCTACGAGGAATTGCCGCCTTACCTGCTGGAGCAGAAAGAACAATTGAGGCGCGAGCTCGACGCGAAGCAAACCGAGGCGAACTGA